From a single Tachypleus tridentatus isolate NWPU-2018 chromosome 6, ASM421037v1, whole genome shotgun sequence genomic region:
- the LOC143253887 gene encoding protein phosphatase 1 regulatory subunit 3C-B-like, with translation MIIADKSPIFPHNFFTNYRCPDSAYPYRHHHSEVVRYAYSGNALQCSEMPPIRSCLAARDEDELTHENQRYPKPCKGGKRVCFADDKGLALTHVRVMKETSDCPPSWTDQFLAQVTQSIKTEEEPENGWEVAFSQPASEYVEFRNKLEQQRVSLENVIIKNQEISGTIKVKNISFKKDVFVRITFNSWSSFEDFPANYVNNGLGDMTSLYDTFSFSVSIPSVAYKYEVIEFCVCFKCGDLEFWDNNGETNYRIITVRKKRAEDNSRIEKFVDAVTADFSSWTSFASWSHLTTEGPYW, from the coding sequence ATGATCATAGCCGATAAATCGCCTATATTTCCTCACAATTTCTTCACCAACTACCGTTGCCCTGACAGCGCCTATCCCTACCGTCACCACCATAGTGAGGTCGTCAGGTACGCTTATTCTGGTAATGCTCTTCAGTGCTCTGAGATGCCACCTATTCGGTCTTGTCTCGCGGCACGAGATGAAGATGAGTTAACTCACGAGAACCAGCGCTATCCAAAGCCCTGCAAAGGAGGGAAGCGTGTTTGTTTCGCTGATGACAAAGGTCTCGCTTTGACCCATGTACGGGTGATGAAGGAAACATCGGACTGTCCACCTAGCTGGACCGACCAGTTTTTAGCTCAGGTAACCCAAAGTATAAAGACGGAAGAGGAACCGGAGAATGGTTGGGAGGTCGCCTTCTCCCAACCAGCCTCTGAGTACGTGGAGTTTCGCAACAAACTGGAACAACAGCGCGTTTCGCTTGAAAATGTGATAATAAAGAATCAAGAAATATCTGGCAcgataaaagtgaaaaatatctCCTTCAAGAAAGACGTGTTCGTTCGCATAACTTTTAACAGTTGGTCAAGTTTTGAGGACTTCCCCGCCAATTACGTTAATAATGGACTCGGGGATATGACGTCGCTTTATGATACCTTTTCTTTTTCCGTGTCCATTCCTTCCGTGGCGTACAAATACGAAGTGATCGAGTTCTGTGTGTGTTTCAAGTGTGGAGATTTGGAGTTTTGGGATAATAACGGAGAAACCAACTACAGGATTATCACCGTTAGGAAGAAGAGGGCAGAAGACAACTCCAGAATAGAAAAATTTGTAGATGCTGTGACAGCAGATTTCAGTTCCTGGACATCCTTCGCTAGCTGGAGTCACTTGACAACGGAAGGACCTTACTGGTAA